A genomic region of Micromonospora sp. NBC_01796 contains the following coding sequences:
- a CDS encoding heme ABC transporter ATP-binding protein, with translation MNPPPRPAPVTMTVPIEVRDLRVRLGDRLVLRDVSVDVRAGELLTLVGPNGAGKSTLLAALCGDLRVAGGQIRVQGSALSAWTPGQLARRRAMLPQRTTLAFPFTAGEVVAMGRAPWVGRPEQAQDDEAIAEAMRLTEIGDLAGRPFPALSGGEQARVALARVLAQRTPILLLDEPTAALDLHHQELVLRVARARARAGDTVVAVLHDLGLAAAYADRIALLSDGRLVTDGPPEQVLTADRLSAAYRHEIEILPHPRTGTPLVLPIRSTEDK, from the coding sequence GTGAACCCACCACCGCGCCCCGCGCCCGTCACCATGACGGTCCCGATCGAGGTACGAGACCTACGGGTCCGGCTCGGTGATCGGCTCGTCCTGCGGGACGTGAGCGTGGACGTCCGAGCCGGCGAACTGCTCACCCTGGTCGGCCCGAACGGCGCCGGCAAGTCAACCCTGCTTGCCGCGCTCTGCGGTGACCTCCGGGTGGCCGGCGGACAGATCCGGGTCCAGGGTTCGGCGCTGTCCGCGTGGACACCCGGCCAGCTCGCGCGCCGACGGGCGATGCTGCCGCAGCGTACGACGCTGGCGTTCCCGTTCACCGCGGGCGAGGTGGTGGCCATGGGCCGGGCTCCCTGGGTCGGGCGCCCCGAGCAGGCGCAGGACGACGAGGCGATCGCCGAGGCGATGCGGCTCACCGAGATCGGGGACCTTGCCGGCCGCCCCTTCCCCGCCCTGTCCGGCGGCGAACAGGCACGGGTGGCGCTGGCCCGGGTGCTGGCCCAGCGCACCCCGATCCTGCTGCTCGACGAGCCGACCGCTGCACTCGACCTGCACCACCAGGAGCTGGTCCTGAGGGTCGCCAGAGCTCGGGCCCGAGCCGGGGACACGGTGGTGGCCGTGCTGCACGACCTGGGGCTGGCGGCCGCGTACGCCGATCGCATCGCGCTGCTCTCCGACGGCCGGCTGGTCACCGACGGTCCCCCGGAACAGGTGCTGACCGCGGACCGGCTCAGCGCGGCGTACCGGCACGAGATCGAGATACTCCCCCATCCCCGCACCGGAACCCCGCTGGTGCTGCCAATTCGATCCACAGAGGACAAATGA
- a CDS encoding biliverdin-producing heme oxygenase → MNDTPVLTEANGLAARLRTATDAAHRAAESTPYITALIAGQIPLVGYAALVAQHYFLYETLEQAAEAMRDDPVAGPFVADELTRLPRLAEDLAFLLGPGWREQIAPGAATEAYRDRLREVCFTWPAGFIAHHYTRYLGDLSGGAFVAAAVRRTYGFTTDDGTRFYQFDRIPSRGRFKREYRDRLDALALDAAESERTASEAVIAFDLNREMFHQLGAAHPATP, encoded by the coding sequence ATGAACGACACACCGGTCCTGACCGAGGCGAACGGTCTCGCCGCCCGGCTCCGTACGGCAACCGACGCGGCCCACCGTGCGGCCGAGTCGACCCCGTACATCACCGCGCTGATCGCCGGGCAGATCCCCCTCGTGGGATACGCCGCTCTGGTCGCCCAGCACTACTTTCTCTACGAGACCCTCGAACAGGCCGCCGAGGCGATGCGCGACGACCCGGTGGCTGGTCCGTTCGTGGCCGACGAGTTGACCCGGCTCCCCCGGCTGGCCGAGGACCTCGCGTTCCTGCTCGGGCCGGGGTGGCGGGAGCAGATCGCGCCCGGTGCCGCGACCGAGGCGTACCGTGACCGGTTGCGTGAGGTCTGCTTCACCTGGCCGGCCGGCTTCATTGCCCACCACTACACCCGTTACCTGGGCGACCTTTCCGGCGGCGCGTTCGTCGCCGCCGCGGTACGCCGCACCTACGGCTTCACCACGGACGACGGCACCCGGTTCTACCAGTTCGATCGCATCCCGAGCCGGGGCAGGTTCAAGCGGGAGTACCGCGACCGGCTGGACGCCCTGGCACTGGACGCGGCCGAGTCCGAACGGACGGCCTCCGAAGCGGTGATCGCCTTCGACCTCAACCGGGAGATGTTCCACCAGCTCGGCGCCGCCCACCCCGCGACCCCGTAG
- a CDS encoding alpha/beta fold hydrolase, with amino-acid sequence MAEMPTLVLIHGAWHGSWCWERLLVELTDLDVRVGVLPSTGQDPARLGDLRDDVAAVRTTLTDITGPVVVCGHSYGGIPVTEAAAGLDNVRRLVYLSSLPLDAGQSLLDFTNHEFPSFWDVHEDAGYFDVRDPRTTLYQDVESGIADEMVPRLGHQALASATQPVSRAGWREIASTYIICAQDAAFPLAGQETLAQRCESVLRLDSGHSPFLSQPAKLAELLREELTRD; translated from the coding sequence ATGGCGGAAATGCCGACACTTGTCCTGATCCACGGTGCCTGGCACGGGTCCTGGTGCTGGGAACGCCTGTTGGTCGAACTGACGGACCTCGACGTTCGTGTCGGTGTGTTGCCGAGCACCGGACAGGACCCGGCCAGGTTGGGTGACCTGAGGGACGACGTGGCGGCGGTTCGCACGACGTTGACGGACATCACCGGGCCGGTGGTTGTCTGCGGACACTCGTACGGCGGAATCCCGGTCACCGAAGCCGCGGCCGGGCTGGACAACGTACGGCGGCTCGTCTACCTGTCCAGTCTCCCGCTCGACGCGGGTCAGTCCCTCTTGGACTTCACCAACCACGAATTCCCTTCATTCTGGGACGTGCACGAGGACGCGGGATACTTCGACGTACGCGATCCCCGGACCACTCTCTACCAGGACGTGGAATCCGGCATCGCGGACGAGATGGTGCCACGGCTCGGGCATCAGGCGCTGGCTTCGGCGACCCAGCCGGTGAGCCGGGCGGGTTGGCGGGAGATCGCCAGCACCTACATCATCTGTGCGCAAGACGCGGCGTTTCCACTGGCCGGGCAGGAGACGCTGGCCCAGCGGTGCGAATCGGTCCTGCGCCTCGACAGCGGGCACTCGCCATTCCTCTCCCAGCCCGCCAAATTGGCGGAACTGCTGCGTGAAGAGCTGACCCGCGACTGA